The following proteins are co-located in the Chaetodon auriga isolate fChaAug3 chromosome 23, fChaAug3.hap1, whole genome shotgun sequence genome:
- the LOC143316106 gene encoding DNA-binding protein SATB2-like — protein sequence MEQGGGAGGGTESPSLRDSGSPEERGESPASSGPPPSKLSRLEVNGSPAAPRIRQNGTQLRPLGGLMIPVYCVVEHADVGVAGDCEGHGNRHAEFVLVRKDVLFTQLVETALVALGYSHSSAVQASGIIKVGRWKPMPIHYLTDAPEATVADMLLDVYHMVTLRILLHSFTRLEELPSEQWTHATVRNALKELLRETNQSMLAKECPLSQSMISAIVNSSYYANVSTSKCQEFGRWYKRYKRIKGEYIEKMWSAQDKSDIKVERDLDMSVLSQRPPSLLPSPTHLSTLGGPGALSIKSALGDTQTSTQPHCLPHPVSQHHPSPPLRPQAQPLLSHSGLLSPQLSPQLVRQQLAMAHLINQQLAVSRLLAQQHPQGVNQQFLNHPPISRTCKGSGGPTETGLNCSGTEVSFDIYQQVRNELKRASVSQAVFARVAFNRTQGLLSEILRKEEDPRSASQSLLVNLKAMQNFLNLPEGERDRIYQEERERTTNSNHNHATNLISNTNTHRHTQTKCIVSGAELPMKLDSLVNITSGIYEEIQQEMKRAKVSQALFAKVAANKSQGWLCELLRWKESPSPENRTLWENLCTIRRFLGLPQADRDQVYEEESRQQHSDRLHTVLHIPEQQVLHRQPLPPLTAPSPIQEDPQPIPLHGSEDRPLRGMSPGLGGGGPKKARSRTRISLEALGILQSFIGDVGLYPDQEAIHTLSAQLDLPKHTIVKFFQNQRYNVKHHSQTREPILGEDDRESSSPSEGGVGTVDSRGEDGLSVSEESSEDGRGSVEVFRTGGGDGREERDVEMETEKEEGDDGKASGPATSSLSPYSSLDSPHSAEQQR from the exons ATGGAGCAGGGCGGAGGTGCAGGCGGGGGAACGGAGAGCCCCAGCCTTCGGGACAGCGGCAgcccagaggagagaggggagagccCAGCCTCCAGCGGCCCCCCGCCAAGCAAGTTGAGCCGCCTTGAGGTCAATGGCAGCCCAGCAGCTCCACGAATCAGGCAGAACGGCACACAGCTGAGACCACTGGGAG GTTTGATGATCCCAGTCTACTGCGTGGTGGAGCATGCAGATGTGGGTGTAGCTGGTGACTGTGAGGGGCATGGCAACCGTCACGCTGAGTTTGTGTTGGTTCGGAAGGATGTCCTCTTCACACAGCTGGTAGAGACGGCACTGGTCGCTCTGGGATACTCCCACAGCTCAGCTGTACAGGCAAGTG GCATCATCAAAGTGGGCCGGTGGAAGCCGATGCCCATCCACTACCTAACAGACGCTCCAGAGGCAACAGTGGCTGACATGCTGCTGGATGTTTACCACATGGTTACACTGCGGATCCTGCTGCACAG CTTTACGCGGCTGGAGGAGCTGCCGTCAGAGCAGTGGACCCACGCCACAGTGAGGAACGCCCTCAAAGAGCTGCTCAGAGAGACCAACCAGAGCATGCTGGCCAAGGAGTGTCCTCTCTCCCAG aGTATGATCTCAGCGATAGTGAACAGTTCCTACTATGCCAACGTCTCCACCTCCAAATGTCAGGAGTTCGGACGCTGGTACAAGAGATACAAGCGTATCAAAG GCGAATACATTGAGAAGATGTGGTCAGCACAAGATAAATCAGATATCAAAG TGGAGAGGGATTTGGACATGAGTGTCCTCAGCCAgcgtcctccctctctcttaccCTCTCCCACCCATTTGAGCACCCTGGGCGGCCCTGGAGCCCTGTCCATCAAAAGTGCCCTTGGGGACACTCAGACCTCCACCCAGCCTCACTGTCTGCCTCACCCCGTCAGCCAGCACCACCCCAGTCCTCCACTTCGTCCCCAGGCTCAACCTCTGCTGAGCCACAGCGGGCTCCTGTCCCCCCAGCTCTCCCCTCAGCTCGTGCGGCAGCAGCTTGCCATGGCCCACCTCATCAACCAGCAGCTAGCCGTCAGCCGCCTGCTCGCCCAACAGCACCCACAGGGAGTCAATCAGCAGTTCCTCAACCACCCGCCCATCTCACGGACCTGCAAGGGCTCTGGGGGGCCTACTGAGACCGGCCTCAACTGCTCAGGGACTGAAGTCTCTTTCGACATTTACCAGCAAGTCaggaacgagctgaagaggGCCAGTGTTTCCCAGGCCGTGTTCGCTCGTGTGGCTTTTAACCGCACACAG gGGTTGCTGTCAGAGATCCTGCGTAAGGAGGAGGATCCTCGCTCGGCCTCACAGTCGCTGCTGGTCAACCTGAAGGCCATGCAGAATTTCCTCAACTTGCCAGAGGGCGAGCGAGACCGCATCTaccaggaggagagagagaggaccacAAACAGCAACCACAACCACGCCACCAACCTCATCtccaacaccaacacacacagacacacacag acaAAGTGCATCGTGTCTGGTGCGGAGCTGCCGATGAAGCTGGATTCTCTGGTGAACATCACCTCGGGGATCTACGAAGAGATCCAACAGGAGATGAAGAGGGCCAAGGTCTCCCAGGCCCTGTTTGCCAAAGTGGCTGCCAACAAAAGTCAG GGCTGGCTGTGTGAGCTGCTCAGGTGGAAAGAGAGCCCGAGCCCTGAGAACCGCACACTGTGGGAGAACCTGTGCACCATCAGGAGGTTCCTGGGGTTACCACAAGCCGACAGAGACCAAGTCTATGAGGAGGAGTcgaggcagcagcacagcgacAGGCTCCACACTGTCCTTCACATCCCAGAGCAGCAG GTCCTCCACAGACAGCCCCTGCCTCCTCTGACAGCTCCATCTCCAATTCAGGAAGACCCACAGCCCATCCCATTGCATGGCTCAGAGGACAGACCCCTGCGTGGGATGAGCCCTGGGCTTGGAGGGGGAGGACCAAAGAAGGCGCGATCGCGGACACGGATTTCCCTCGAGGCCCTGGGAATCCTGCAGAGCTTCATCGGTGACGTGGGGCTCTATCCTGACCAGGAGGCCATCCACACCCTGTCAGCCCAGCTGGATCTACCCAAGCACACCATCGTAAAGTTCTTCCAGAACCAGCGCTACAACGTCAAGCACCACAGCCAGACCAGAGAGCCCATTCTCGGGGAGGACGACAGGGAGAGCTCGAGTCCCAGCGAAGGAGGCGTCGGCACGGTGGACAGCCGGGGAGAGGAcggtctctctgtgtctgaggaGTCAAGCGAGGATGGGAGAGGATCGGTGGAGGTGTTCAGAACAGGGGGAGGAgatggaagagaggaaagagatgtggaaatggagacagagaaggaagaAGGGGATGATGGGAAAGCCTCAGGACCAGCAACTTCCTCCCTGTCCCCCTACAGCAGCCTGGACAGCCCCCACTCTGCAGAGCAACAGAGATAA